In Deltaproteobacteria bacterium, the following are encoded in one genomic region:
- the cas2 gene encoding CRISPR-associated endonuclease Cas2, with the protein MLIISYDISDDKLRAKFSKYLSKFGGRLQYSVFEIRNSERVLENITTHITHYFEKKFSQNDSVMIFNLSKQCKITRYGYAKNDETDLVIV; encoded by the coding sequence GATATATCCGATGATAAGCTTCGCGCCAAGTTTTCCAAATATTTGAGTAAATTCGGCGGCAGGCTGCAATACTCGGTCTTTGAAATCCGAAACAGCGAAAGGGTGCTGGAAAATATCACGACGCATATCACGCACTATTTTGAAAAGAAATTTTCGCAAAATGACAGCGTGATGATTTTCAATCTCAGCAAGCAGTGTAAAATCACCCGCTATGGCTATGCTAAAAATGATGAAACCGACTTGGTGATAGTATAA